The genomic DNA TTCAATGTATTTGACTGTGTTCCATCTAACTTTAAATCATATCCCTCTACTATCTCCgctttattaaaaaatctaaaagaatAAGGTATTTTAAATCATATCTTGTTCTCATGTCGTGTCTGTGTCGACTCTTTTATGTTCAAAACAAAATGTTGTTTAATTAGAccacatattaaaaatgtttggaATAGCTCTAGTGTGATTGTTACGAtcatataaactcataatcgtgttgTGATCGTGATCGTCGTGTGCTTGTATCGTGTTCAATCCACGATTtaagtgagataatatcgtataGTGTTATTCCGTCTAATATCATGTTAAATAATGTTGGTTTGTGTTGATCTAACCAATTGTTCAGCTCTACTAGTAACCTTTTATTTCGTAGAAATCATTTTTGTCGATTCAACTACTTTCTAggtattttatatgaaattaaccgaagaatattcttttattgtaacattgttaataacttatctcttttatttaatatttatttataatgaatctttatattcacatttaaaaattatccaactttctttctttttcaacaTTGTCATAGTAAACTAAAGTTCCATTGGGCActgattattaatattgttttaatattattcgtCGCCAATCGATGATAAGAAAAAGGAATGAAGAGGGAATTGAACAAGATCTCGCCGATAATGCGCAGCAGCCGAACACTGATTTGAATCTTTGAGAGGGACTGTGAAAGTGATTCATTTGTTTTCTTGTCCTGTTGAAGCAATTACGCTTTTTGGATTGAAGAAAGGCAGTcaagaatttgaaatttaaagtCTTGCTTCGATCAGCAGTTTTGAGAATCGAGAATCTCTTCTAGCCAAACCATTCATTACAAGTGGCATGAATCTCGTAACCAGATGTGCACGCTTCTCCACTTTGCGGATACCCAATTCCTGGCCCTAAAATGCGGAAGAGGGAATTACTACACTGAACAAGGGGACCACGCTCACAAACCCTAGCGGACATGGCGAAACACCCTGCCGGATGGTTCCTTCCTCTCAAGAAGAAGCAATGGCTTTTGCCCCTTCTTCTTGCTCTTTCTCTCTCGACCTTGATAGCCATCTCCATCAAATCCGCCTTCAGCTCCTCGGCGTGCGACCGTCAGAACTTCGATGTTTCGTCCAAAGCAGTTCGAGCCCTCTCGCCGCCGACCAATACTGCAGTTCCTTCGAATCCGCTCAGTTTCATGAAGTCTAAGCTTGTTCTTCTTGTTTCACACGAGCTCTCTCTTTCGGGTATTTTTTCTAATGTGGGTCTTCAAGCTTTTGATCATATGCACATTGATTTTCTATGGTACAACTTTTCTTTCAGGAGGACCATTATTATTGATGGAGTTAGCTTTTCTATTAAGAGGTGTTGGTGCTGAAGTTTGCTGGATTACTAATCAGAAGCCCTCTGAAGCAGATGATGTTGTATACAGTTTAGAGAACAAGATGTTGGATCGGGGAGTGCGGGTCAGTTAATAACTATCGATTCTTTGGTTATGTTATCATGCTGATGGTGGTTGTTTCTGTATAGGTTCTATCACCGAAGGGACAAGAAGCAATAGATACTACTCTAAAGGCACACTTAGTAGTTTTAAACACTGCTGTTGCTGGGAAATGGTTAGGTGCTgttgtaaaagaaaatatacCTCTCGTTCTTCCAAAGGTATTGTGGTGGATTCATGAAATGCGCGGCCATTACTTCAAGATGGAATATGTGAAGCACCTCCCTCTCGTTGCTGGGGCTATGATCGATTCACACGTCACAGCTGAATACTGGAAGAATAGGACTCAAGAACGTCTCAAGTATGTGATATAGAACAGTAATTGTTTGAATTTACACTTAAAAGTTTGTTTGTTAGTTATGAATGTTTACTGTTTCATTGCAGGATTAAAATGCCGGAGACTTATGTAGTTCACCTGGGCAATAGCAAGGAACTAATGGAAGTTGCTGAAGATAATGTTGCAAAGAGGGTATTGCGGGAGCATGTAAGGGAATCCCTTGGTGTGCGAAGTGATGATATACTTTTTGGTCTAATAAACAGTATGTCTTGTACTAAACAGCTTTTGCCTCAACTAATGTTGAAATATATGTTCTATCTTATATTTTTCGAAATATGGAATGCAGGTGTTTCTCGTGGAAAGGGGCAGGACTTGTTTCTTCATGCATTTTACGAAAGCTTGCAGTTGATCAAACAACAGAAATTACAGTTACCACCTCTGCATGCTGTAGTTGTAGGAAGCGACATGGCTGCTCAGACTAAGTTTGAAACTGAGCTTAGAACCTTTGTTACATTGAAGAAAATCCAGAATCACGTTCACTTCATAAATAAATCTCTCACAGTTGCTCCTTATCTAGCTGCCATAGATGTCCTTGTTCAAAACTCCCAGGTAGAGGTTATTCCAATTGACTGAATACTTCATTCTTTCTATCTTAgggttatttcaaaaatattgatTGGATATGGATTATTTGGGAAAAGTCCTTTGTCTTAGTCTTTACACTTTTTCTCAATCTAGGCGCGTGGAGAATGCTTTGGTAGGATCACAATTGAAGCAATGGCATTTCAGCTGCCTGTGCTGGTAGACTTATATTAGACCAATTTCTTCATAGTTTGATCATCATATCTGATAAGTTGGTTTAACCTCAAATTCTTCGGTATCTATTGCAGGGAACATCAGCAGGAGGCACAACAGAGATTGTAGTTAACGGGTCAACAGGTCTGTTGCACCCTGTCGGAAAAGAGGGAGTAAGCCCACTTGCCAAAAATATAGTAAAGCTTGCCACTCATGTAGAGAGGAGGCTTACAATGGGGAAAAAAGGTTACGAGAGAGTAAAAGAGATGTTTCTCGAACGCCACATGGCACACAGAATTGCGGCTGTCTTAAATGAAGTGCTGCAAAATGCTGCTAAACATCATCCCAGATCTTAACAacaacaaagaagaagaaatgccCCATTTTCTGTGTGCAAAGAATTTAGGGTTTCCCCATCTCCTATTGCTAATTGAAATCCATATCATTTTTCAaactgatgatttttttttttatttgggtgCAAAAGAAAGTTATAGTGATGTGGTTCCCCCGGTGTTTGTTTTTGATTGAAAAGATTATAGTAGGAAATTGGGCATATAATAGATGAATTGGTTCAAATTGAACTTTGATTGGTAGAGGTTTTgcttttgtatatttttgttaaaccATCTATTATGTTAATTCAAGATTTCAAGTCAGATTTTTGTTTCGATTCTTATGAAGAATACTTTTTAAGTTtcgatttttattttgaagatatatgtgattggttttaaaaaaaacaaaggaAGGATATGAAGACCATAtatgtttgaaatgaaagaatCCGAATTCTGAAGGCAATATCAACCAATATCGGGTATTTTAGAAAGAGTGCTGTAGGGAATGACAGGTATTTTAGAAAGAGTGGTGTCGGGAATGATGACAGGTATTTTAGAAAGAGTGGTGTCGGGAATGACGGGTATTTTAGAAAGAATGGTGTCGGGAATGATGTGAAAACACGTGACACTTATGAAACAAAATTCTTGTTTTCTATTGATACTTTTGTAGAATGAGTTTAAAAGGTTCTTGAACAGTGATTAGAGCCAAAGCTGAAGACGAAGAAGGCAGAACTAAGTAAAATGATGATGGCTGCTTTGTCTACTAAGCCTTCGGTTCTGATTCGCCAACTGCTGTCTCAGAAACAAGCTACAAAGCCTGATCAAACATTCATTCCTTTCTCTCAACTTCAACAGATAAAGCTCTTAGAAAACCGTCTCGTCAATCTTCTTCACGACTGCGACGACCTCAATCGGATCAAACAAGTCCATGGCTATATTGTTCGTAAGGGCCTCGACGACTCTTGTTTCGTCCTCACAAAGCTCGTTCGTGCGCTCACTGAAGTCGGCACTCCAATCGATTCATACGCTCGTCTCGTCTTCCAACAGGTGAAACAACCCAACCCGTTTCTTTGGACTGCTTTAATTAGGGGTTATTCTATTCAAGGCATGTTTAGAAAGTCGATTCTCACGTACATTGACATGAGAAGAAATGACATGGGTCCTGTTTCTTTCACTTTTACAGCCATATTTAAGGTTTGTTCATCTGTTCCCGATCCTGAATTGGGTAAGCAGTTTCATGTCCAAACGATTACTATGGGTGGTTTCAGCTCGGATTTGTTTGTGGGAAACTCCATGATTGATATGTATGTAAAATGTGACCTTTTGGATTATGCACGTCAAGTGTTTGATAATATGCCTCAAAGAGATGTCATCTCCTGGACGTCTTTAATTGTGGCTTATGCTAAAAAGGCAGATATGGAATCTGCAGTTGGAATGTTTGAAAGATTACCCATCAAGGATATGATATCATGGACCTCAATAATTACTGGCTTTGCACAAAATTCATTGCCTAAAGAAGCCTTACATTTCTTTCAGAAGATGCAAGATGCGGGTATTGAAACCGACGAGGTTACCTTAGTCGGCGTGATCTCCGCGTGTGCACAGCTTGGCACATATAAGTACGCCAAACGGGCTCGAGATGTCACGGAGAAATCTGGGTTTGGACCGCCCTATAGTGTGGTTATAGGGTCTGCTCTAATAGACATGTTCTCAAAATGTGGATGTATAGATGACGCATGGAAGGTGTTTGATAAAATGAAAGTTAGAAACGTATATTCCTACAGCTCGATGATTCACGGATTTGCAATGCACGGTTGTGCTGATTCTGCTATGAGATTGTTCGACGAGATGATTGAGAAAGGGACGCAGCCAAACGGGGTTACTTTCATAGGACTTCTATCTGCATGCAGTCATGCTGGTTTAGTTGACAAAGGAAGAAACCTGTTTGCGGAGATGAAAGAACGCTTTGATATTGAACCGTGGTCAGATCATTACGTCTGCATGGTTGATCTCCTTGGTCGAGCTGGATTTCTAGACGAAGCTGTGAATTTGATCGAGACAATGCCTATTGAACCGACTGGCGGAGTTTGGGGAGCGCTTCTTGGAGCTTGTCGCATTCATAAGAATCCAAACGTGGCTGAAATTGCTGCTGCGAATTTGTTTGAGCTCGAACCGAGTTCCATAGGAAACTACGTGTTGCTTTCGAGTATTTACGCGTCTGCCAGAATGTGGGACGAGGTTTCGAGGGTGAGAGTGTTGATGAGGAATAAAGGTTTGAAAAAGAATCCTGGATTCAGCCGGTTTGAAGGAGAGAATGGGGATGTTTACGAGTTTGTGGCTGGTGATACGACGCATCCTAAGTACATTGAGATTAAACGGGCGGTGGATGATTTGTTGAATCGATTGTTTGCTCATGGTTACGAGGTAAACCTGAGTTGCGTTTCTTATGATTTGAACGATgtggaaaagaagaagatattgTCGGGTCATAGCGAGAAGTTGGCTTTAGCGTATGGGCTTGTGAGTACGAGGAAGGGTAGCACGATAAGGATTGTGAAGAATTTGAGAATATGTGAAGATTGTCACTCGGTAATGTGTTTTACTTCTCGGACTGAAGGCCGAGAGATTGTTGTTAGAGATAACTTGAGGTTTCATCGATTTAGTGGCGGCATTTGTTCTTGCGGCGGGTTTTGGTGAcggttttaatttaattagccacataaataaattaatgtacaTTGTTGGAATTTTGAACAAAATTCTATTCTTTGCCTTAATATTATACTCGGTTTTGttctttacaattttttaaatagaatataagaaacatcattttttttgaTGTGTCCCTCAAATTCACTCACATAAACCAACACACTAAAAgagattataattataattatatttcgtCACAAATTTCTCGATATTATAATGGGTTGCAGTAGTTAAATGGGAATAGGGaagaatgatatttgtgtccatTTTTTGATTAATTCCAATTTCACCCAAATTTTGTatcaaaacatattaataataaacaaatttgaagtatatatatatatatatatatatatatatatatatatatatatatatatatatatatattttgaatatatatatttttgaatatgtTAATAACTCTGTTCCTCATAATTCCCCGAAAATGAAATAGTCAAAAATTGTATTATgaaacatcattttttttattgtgtctATCTTCTTCAAATTCACTCACATAAGACAAATGTactaaaaatgataattataatccgtcaaaaagttttttttattgtgtttatcTTCCTCAAATTCAATGTTCTATTACCAATttgtcattttattattattatgttagttaatgatttgaacGATGTAATTGACaatgtaatgtttatattaAGATGTATTTCCCGAGGACAGAATGGCTAGCAATGTCGATAGTCCCATTACCGTTTGCAttcttaattttgataatatccGGGAGTAAAGTAGTATTATGTGTGGCGACCGCGATAGTAGGGCTGAGCTCTGGATTCGTGTTCGCCGCGGCAGTGTCTGTGACTTCTGAGTTGTTTGGT from Impatiens glandulifera chromosome 9, dImpGla2.1, whole genome shotgun sequence includes the following:
- the LOC124914959 gene encoding uncharacterized protein LOC124914959, producing the protein MAKHPAGWFLPLKKKQWLLPLLLALSLSTLIAISIKSAFSSSACDRQNFDVSSKAVRALSPPTNTAVPSNPLSFMKSKLVLLVSHELSLSGGPLLLMELAFLLRGVGAEVCWITNQKPSEADDVVYSLENKMLDRGVRVLSPKGQEAIDTTLKAHLVVLNTAVAGKWLGAVVKENIPLVLPKVLWWIHEMRGHYFKMEYVKHLPLVAGAMIDSHVTAEYWKNRTQERLKIKMPETYVVHLGNSKELMEVAEDNVAKRVLREHVRESLGVRSDDILFGLINSVSRGKGQDLFLHAFYESLQLIKQQKLQLPPLHAVVVGSDMAAQTKFETELRTFVTLKKIQNHVHFINKSLTVAPYLAAIDVLVQNSQARGECFGRITIEAMAFQLPVLGTSAGGTTEIVVNGSTGLLHPVGKEGVSPLAKNIVKLATHVERRLTMGKKGYERVKEMFLERHMAHRIAAVLNEVLQNAAKHHPRS
- the LOC124914543 gene encoding pentatricopeptide repeat-containing protein At5g44230-like — its product is MMMAALSTKPSVLIRQLLSQKQATKPDQTFIPFSQLQQIKLLENRLVNLLHDCDDLNRIKQVHGYIVRKGLDDSCFVLTKLVRALTEVGTPIDSYARLVFQQVKQPNPFLWTALIRGYSIQGMFRKSILTYIDMRRNDMGPVSFTFTAIFKVCSSVPDPELGKQFHVQTITMGGFSSDLFVGNSMIDMYVKCDLLDYARQVFDNMPQRDVISWTSLIVAYAKKADMESAVGMFERLPIKDMISWTSIITGFAQNSLPKEALHFFQKMQDAGIETDEVTLVGVISACAQLGTYKYAKRARDVTEKSGFGPPYSVVIGSALIDMFSKCGCIDDAWKVFDKMKVRNVYSYSSMIHGFAMHGCADSAMRLFDEMIEKGTQPNGVTFIGLLSACSHAGLVDKGRNLFAEMKERFDIEPWSDHYVCMVDLLGRAGFLDEAVNLIETMPIEPTGGVWGALLGACRIHKNPNVAEIAAANLFELEPSSIGNYVLLSSIYASARMWDEVSRVRVLMRNKGLKKNPGFSRFEGENGDVYEFVAGDTTHPKYIEIKRAVDDLLNRLFAHGYEVNLSCVSYDLNDVEKKKILSGHSEKLALAYGLVSTRKGSTIRIVKNLRICEDCHSVMCFTSRTEGREIVVRDNLRFHRFSGGICSCGGFW